A genomic window from Sorex araneus isolate mSorAra2 chromosome 2, mSorAra2.pri, whole genome shotgun sequence includes:
- the LOC129401886 gene encoding elongin-A-like: MVNGAALTNIDEPTVFELCGFGPSGYIPRSETELGRTAPHRAAQEPEGRPLPDRLSPARKGRTCRPPRLHLGDMQPEGQARPAPDATLDKLQAQLALLPRPAKLLKALTRLSALPPTAALLDDSRLSKALRRLRDYQQPAALAARLLDRWSPLLDAPAPAEAGTASPSKSRGRKRSREARAGGNCGQQEPTAPRADTPDAAEPAPQGPPRTVPPLRIKLTRLPSGARAAGTPTRCPRGHADSESQAPARLSREECLDYQPPPRKKQRTKSAQAGQEPRTQHAQGSGGGDDDDDDDDDHWALESADGPPARPEDPRPSTREDPQLATALSDSLACRPDPAPAPGDAGEAPLPHWDWGSFGQPSPPRQHEPDLAPCRVNAKTRVFAGSKRAHGPAVPSLRQLCTRLLQNHLDAIGPLPPASYSLLQPVLRSCSPDQLYRIETCNPGLVPHADHLWTAHCAQKFPTDTPRPGESWRDAYLRLQLAREQRLQALTLNFRSARLTKLQDARTKIVVFHGPTAKPFPLPKTPHVDPEEAIRHETEPHSAPAPTACQPEPRTNAPTSLPPAGLPEATSANPGPAASQRTQAFAKRKPNKPMPRLMAKSIKDFRTLLSRR; the protein is encoded by the exons ATGGTGAATGGCGCTGCCCTAACGAACATAGACGAGCCGACGGTGTTTGAGCTGTGTGGGTTTGGACCGtcaggctatattcccagaagcg AGACAGAGCTTGGCAGAACTGCGCCGCACCGCGCCGCCCAGGAGCCCGAAGGCCGGCCACTGCCCGAC CGCCTTAGCCCAGCCCGCAAGGGCCGCACCTGCAGGCCCCCTCGCCTCCACCTCGGAGACATGcagccagaaggccaggcccgcCCGGCGCCGGACGCCACCCTGGACAAGCTGCAAGCTCAGCTGGCCCTCCTGCCCAGACCCGCCAAGCTCCTCAAGGCGCTGACCAGGCTCTCCGCGCTGCCGCCCACCGCCGCTCTCCTGGACGACTCCCGCCTCAGCAAGGCCCTCAGGCGCCTGCGCGACTACCAGCAGCCGGCCGCTCTGGCCGCACGCTTGCTGGACCGCTGGAGTCCGCTCCTGGACGCTCCGGCCCCAGCCGAAGCCGGCACCGCCAGCCCAAGCAAGAGCCGGGGCCGGAAGCGCTCCAGGGAGGCCCGAGCGGGAGGAAACTGCGGCCAGCAAGAGCCCACGGCCCCACGCGCGGACACACCGGACGCCGCAGAACCCGcgccccagggacccccgaggACCGTGCCtccgctgaggatcaaactcacacGCCTTCCTTCGGGGGCGAGGGCAGCGGGgacccccacccgctgcccccgCGGGCACGCAGACAGCGAGTCCCAGGCCCCCGCACGCCTGTCTCGGGAGGAGTGTCTCGACTACCAACCGCCACCCAGGAAAAAGCAAAGGACCAAGAGCGCACAGGCGGGGCAGGAGCCCCGCACCCAGCACGCTCAAGGGAGCGGGGGAggcgacgacgacgacgacgacgacgacgaccaCTGGGCCTTGGAGTCAGCCGacgggcccccagcccgcccagaGGACCCGCGGCCTTCCACACGCGAAGACCCCCAGCTGGCAACggccctctcggacagcctggcctgCCGGCCAGACCCCGCTCCCGCTCCGGGAGACGCGGGGGAGGCCCCGCTCCCGCACTGGGACTGGGGGTCCTTCGGGCAGCCTTCGCCCCCACGCCAGCACGAACCGGACTTGGCCCCGTGCAGAGTCAACGCCAAGACCCGCGTGTTCGCGGGCTCCAAGCGAGCCCACGGCCCCGCCGTGCCCAGCCTGCGCCAGCTCTGCACGCGCCTCCTGCAGAATCACCTGGATGCCATCGGCCCGCTGCCGCCCGCCTCCTACTCTCTTCTCCAGCCCGTCCTGCGCAGCTGCTCGCCGGATCAACTCTACCGCATCGAGACCTGCAACCCGGGCCTCGTGCCCCACGCAGACCACCTCTGGACGGCTCACTGTGCCCAGAAATTTCCCACGGACACGCCGAGACCGGGGGAATCCTGGCGCGACGCCTACCTGAGGCTTCAGCTGGCCAGAGAGCAGCGCCTCCAAGCTCTCACCCTCAATTTCCGCTCGGCCCGCCTCACCAAGTTGCAAGACGCCCGCACCAAGATCGTGGTCTTCCACGGCCCAACCGCAAAGCCCTTCCCACTACCGAAGACGCCCCACGTGGACCCCGAAGAAGCCATTCGGCACGAGACCGAGCcccactcagccccagcccccaccgcctGCCAGCCAGAGCCCCGCACCAacgcccccacctcccttcctccgGCGGGCCTGCCCGAGGCCACCTCGGCCAACCCAGGCCCTGCCGCTTCCCAACGCACGCAGGCCTTCGCCAAACGCAAACCCAACAAGCCAATGCCCCGCCTGATGGCCAAGTCCATCAAAGACTTCAGGACATTGCTCTCCCGGCGCTAA